Sequence from the Mytilus galloprovincialis chromosome 13, xbMytGall1.hap1.1, whole genome shotgun sequence genome:
TAGCACCTCCCAAAGTTTTAGCAAAGTCTGCCAATGCTCCACCacctaaaaaacaataaaactaaccAACTAAGATGTCTGAGGGTTTTCATATTTATTGATTTggtgtctttttgacacattaaaCTTAATTAATTAATACACATTTTCTTACTTCTTATCTAATTACAAAATCAGTAAAAGTTCCCTTATTTACAATATCTTCGTATTCTATTAATTTTTAACTGTtatggttcataaaaaaactttattttaatttttactccCTTTTCTGTTGCATATGAAATAAATTGTATTTACTCCAATGCCCTATCTGTCATTGTGATCATGTGACTAACCTGGTAATGTGACATTTACATTGAGATCATGTGACTTACCTGgtaatgtgaaattttaattGTGATCATGTGACTAACCTGGTAAAGGGACATTTACATTGTGATCATGTGACTAACCTGGTAATGTGAAATTCTCATTACAAAGAGGAATGGGCACTTCATAATCTGTTATAAAATACTCGTCAATGACACAGTCTCCTGCTATACAAATCCTGAGTCCAAAGTTCACGATGAATACTTTCTTTACGTCAGCATCACGATCTATCTTGATCCTGGAAGAGAAAGGTCATTCCTtttaatttctctttttttttaaatacagtaaGTCATTTTATGAcactgttgaaaataaaatttgtgtATCCTAAGAACCTTATTATTTAAAAGCAAATGCTAATTATCATATTGAACTACTTGGATGATGTTTTTACAAATCAAACAtacaaacttttaaaattgtattttgtatATCCCAAAGTGTTCTGGGAGTACTTATGCACTAAAACACTTATCTAAAATGTGTGAATTTACAAAGGGAAATGTGTGTCACCtaccataaaaaaataaagaaatttacaTGTTTTAGAATTTGAAACCCCCAAAAAACATGCagaaaataaattgaatgaatacTTACATCACCTTTATCTCAGGTGTTATTTCAAGTAATTCTTCTTTtcctaaaaaaatcaattataacattaaaatttttgatctgtaaataaattgttaaatattgTATATGCATGAGCATcttaaatcatataataaaaattatctgaaatcaaattgcaaaaatctgaaattttaagAGAATACTAGATATAATCATAAATGAAACTTAATTTTATCTAGTCTCAATCTTCTATGTATACAAATATTGTTactgacaaaataaaacattgacagTTTTAAATTAACCCTTCTTTTACAAACCATCCTGCTAATGTTAAAAAAACCACTTTTGTGTTGTCCTTAAATGCAGATATTCCCTTAGTTAAGAAAACAAGAGATGAGTGTGTGGTGCATCTCTTTCTGAAAAAAACCCtggtctaaaaaaaaacattttcataaatttcttttatgTGTTTGTCTTCACTGTGCAACATTACTACATTACTACAACATACCCCATTCATAAGAAATGAGGATAAACTGCCGTTCCCATTTCTCAAAACCAGCATAAAGGATAAAGTGACAGGGATCCAGTTCTACGTAGGCTCTCAATGCTTTGGTGTAGTCTATGGCCTTGATGGTTATATCAGCACAGGCATCAAATCTCATACAGTTTGGAGACATTTGGTAATACAGATGTTTCTTTAGTGTGGGGTCAGTTATAGCAGGAAGTGTCAGTGTTTGATTGATTAGTGCTATGTAACAGCCtgaaaacaaaagaaacattTCTTTATGATATAAAGTGTTGATGTGTACCAGACATGATAAGGAAAATTACAACTTTTATTCACTTATGTCTTTTACATTTATTAACCTTTATTGTGTGCTTAATTCTAATTCAAACTGCAGCAAcactttcatttaattttcaaagTCCAATAGCCATATTAATGTCAGAAGTTGGGAAAAAAAGTGTGAGCACagctaaaatattaatttaaaggTGGTGTCTGAAAAATTGATTGAAATCTAGTCAATGGTTTAAGAATTGAAGATATACTTACTTCTATCATACAGCTCATATCTGGAATTCAGATCAAGTCTTGTACCAACGGTGCTTAGATCTGCATCAATCATCTTGCCTTTCAGGATGGCCAATGTCATATTTTCTGGTCTGGGGCATGGTCCAGTTGCAGAAAGTAAATCCTACAGAGATATATAGGTATATTATACTGTAGTGAAATAGCCTAGCTAATCCTGAAATTTGATTGGTTACCTTGACAGGGGATCTGGGCTCATATTGCCTGTCTGTACCCTATATCTCCTTTACCTGATGACTCAGGGGATATAAAAGTGAAAATCCAGATTATCATAgaacgtaaatattgtttttacacatcatactttttttttctgcTGGAAAAATTTACACTCAGAAAAGTGCAgatttaaatttctaatttatttgtacttgaatCAGTCATGATCAAAACTGCTTCATCAAACTTTATATTTCAGCCGTATACTCTaagtattattatttcattatcagTCCAATAAATTAAGTTATAATGATATTATTGAAAGACTATCTCAACCTAATCCATAAGTTTTTACCAGTTTCAATTGAAATTATGAGAAAAACAATTTATAGActgaaatttgaagaaaacaaaattgctTATACATAACTCTAGTAAATTTATCTTTAGGTCAACTGAGTTTTAATATCTGAGAAAGTTGTTTTTAAACAATGATAACTTTTTATGGAGGTTCAATTTACAAGTTTTCAACTTTTTTCCAGCATAAAACTTTTCTGTTAAAAAGCTTGTATCTCTATTACAAGCACATcaacttattttaattttcttcaatttgaatgaattatacatttgataaaaaaaatatgctgttCTTAtgaatttcagtaaaaaatgtaattaaatagcTCTTTCTAAAATATGAACTTAAAAATGATGAGTTACATAGGGTTGAGGAAATTTACAGATAAAACAGATCTATCTTAAACAATATAGAAAAAGTTGGCATATCAAATTGAAATAGTACTTTCTCTAAAAAAAACTTACTGCAGGTAAACCCAGAGCAGCCAATGCTTCTTCAGCTAAATTGCCAGCCAATTGCTTAGCTGCCTTTTTGCCTGCCTGTTTCAGTCTTTCTAGGACAGCTTCCTTGC
This genomic interval carries:
- the LOC143057541 gene encoding uncharacterized protein LOC143057541, with protein sequence MTLAILKGKMIDADLSTVGTRLDLNSRYELYDRSCYIALINQTLTLPAITDPTLKKHLYYQMSPNCMRFDACADITIKAIDYTKALRAYVELDPCHFILYAGFEKWERQFILISYEWGKEELLEITPEIKVMIKIDRDADVKKVFIVNFGLRICIAGDCVIDEYFITDYEVPIPLCNENFTLPGGGALADFAKTLGGAITAEAFDLILRMLKLDTIFQKGSCTVPPGPTGMQKWEGSNF